One segment of Alnus glutinosa chromosome 2, dhAlnGlut1.1, whole genome shotgun sequence DNA contains the following:
- the LOC133859120 gene encoding F-box/LRR-repeat protein At3g48880 isoform X2, which produces MEDCYSIVRRWEDLHTDILVKIFQSFDIFELTKGIAHVCSAWRMACCDPLLWKTLDLSMLKSDFIMIQLEPYVYVNSRSDKTLTRLLKISLSLSRGNITSLIFHFNLYVNDEQLTYTAERCPRLRRLVLPAWNRIKKTGICKAIRAWKDLESLTMPNIADPPYLMEEISKNCKNFSKLKIMGPCNNSFACTLATHLPKLKVLSLRCSIIEKDALIIILDSLLHLEVLNISHCLLIEVRLRPAPKRVVGEIDQSIREKASRLREFITCTKDSCIMCQRTKNDDGQIRWYRYEEGLWKTDEVSSLAL; this is translated from the exons ATGGAAGACTGTTACTCTATTGTGAGGAGATGGGAGGACCTGCACACTGATATTTTGGTGAAGATTTTCCAGTCTTTTGACATATTTGAGTTAACTAAGGGCATTGCTCATGTCTGTAGCGCATGGCGTATGGCTTGCTGTGATCCTCTGCTTTGGAAAACACTTGATTTATCAATGTTGAAATCTGATTTCATAATGATCCAATTAGAGCCATATGTTTATGTTAATAGCCGATCTGATAAGACATTGACTCGTCTGTTGAAGATTTCTTTGAGTCTCAGCAGGGGAAACATAACAAGCTTGATTTTCCATTTCAACCTATACGTGAACGATGAGCAGTTGACTTATACTGCCGAAAG GTGCCCACGGCTCAGAAGACTTGTCCTGCCGGCTTGGAACAGAATAAAAAAGACTGGAATATGCAAGGCCATTCGCGCATGGAAAGATCTTGAGTCCCTGACAATGCCTAACATAGCAGATCCTCCATACCTTATGGAGGAAATTTCCAAGAACTGCAAGAACTTTAGTAAACTGAAGATTATGGGCCCTTGTAACAATTCTTTTGCTTGTACACTAGCTACACATCTTCCAAAATTAAAGGTCCTAAGTCTCCGATGCTCAATTATAGAAAAGGATGCTCTGATCATTATCCTGGATAGTTTACTACACCTAGAAGTGCTTAACATATCGCACTGCCTTTTGATAGAAGTCCGTCTGCGTCCTGCACCTAAAAGAGTTGTTGGAGAAATTGATCAATCTATTCGTGAAAAGGCTTCTCGGTTGCGCGAATTTATAACATGCACTAAAGACTCATGCATTATGTGCCAGCGAACCAAAAATGATGATGGGCAGATTAGGTGGTACAGGTATGAGGAAGGGCTTTGGAAAACAGATGAGGTGAGCTCTCTTGCACTTTGA
- the LOC133859120 gene encoding F-box/LRR-repeat protein At3g48880 isoform X3 has product MEDCYSIVRRWEDLHTDILVKIFQSFDIFELTKGIAHVCSAWRMACCDPLLWKTLDLSMLKSDFIMIQLEPYVYVNSRSDKTLTRLLKISLSLSRGNITSLIFHFNLYVNDEQLTYTAERCPRLRRLVLPAWNRIKKTGICKAIRAWKDLESLTMPNIADPPYLMEEISKNCKNFSKLKIMGPCNNSFACTLATHLPKLKVLSLRCSIIEKDALIIILDSLLHLEVLNISHCLLIEVRLRPAPKRVVGEIDQSIREKASRLREFITCTKDSCIMCQRTKNDDGQIRWYRYEEGLWKTDEDSR; this is encoded by the exons ATGGAAGACTGTTACTCTATTGTGAGGAGATGGGAGGACCTGCACACTGATATTTTGGTGAAGATTTTCCAGTCTTTTGACATATTTGAGTTAACTAAGGGCATTGCTCATGTCTGTAGCGCATGGCGTATGGCTTGCTGTGATCCTCTGCTTTGGAAAACACTTGATTTATCAATGTTGAAATCTGATTTCATAATGATCCAATTAGAGCCATATGTTTATGTTAATAGCCGATCTGATAAGACATTGACTCGTCTGTTGAAGATTTCTTTGAGTCTCAGCAGGGGAAACATAACAAGCTTGATTTTCCATTTCAACCTATACGTGAACGATGAGCAGTTGACTTATACTGCCGAAAG GTGCCCACGGCTCAGAAGACTTGTCCTGCCGGCTTGGAACAGAATAAAAAAGACTGGAATATGCAAGGCCATTCGCGCATGGAAAGATCTTGAGTCCCTGACAATGCCTAACATAGCAGATCCTCCATACCTTATGGAGGAAATTTCCAAGAACTGCAAGAACTTTAGTAAACTGAAGATTATGGGCCCTTGTAACAATTCTTTTGCTTGTACACTAGCTACACATCTTCCAAAATTAAAGGTCCTAAGTCTCCGATGCTCAATTATAGAAAAGGATGCTCTGATCATTATCCTGGATAGTTTACTACACCTAGAAGTGCTTAACATATCGCACTGCCTTTTGATAGAAGTCCGTCTGCGTCCTGCACCTAAAAGAGTTGTTGGAGAAATTGATCAATCTATTCGTGAAAAGGCTTCTCGGTTGCGCGAATTTATAACATGCACTAAAGACTCATGCATTATGTGCCAGCGAACCAAAAATGATGATGGGCAGATTAGGTGGTACAGGTATGAGGAAGGGCTTTGGAAAACAGATGAG GATTCAAGGTAG
- the LOC133859120 gene encoding F-box/LRR-repeat protein At3g48880 isoform X1 encodes MEDCYSIVRRWEDLHTDILVKIFQSFDIFELTKGIAHVCSAWRMACCDPLLWKTLDLSMLKSDFIMIQLEPYVYVNSRSDKTLTRLLKISLSLSRGNITSLIFHFNLYVNDEQLTYTAERCPRLRRLVLPAWNRIKKTGICKAIRAWKDLESLTMPNIADPPYLMEEISKNCKNFSKLKIMGPCNNSFACTLATHLPKLKVLSLRCSIIEKDALIIILDSLLHLEVLNISHCLLIEVRLRPAPKRVVGEIDQSIREKASRLREFITCTKDSCIMCQRTKNDDGQIRWYRYEEGLWKTDEISDVDEKVKLVVFFLYLQQIDMFGNEL; translated from the exons ATGGAAGACTGTTACTCTATTGTGAGGAGATGGGAGGACCTGCACACTGATATTTTGGTGAAGATTTTCCAGTCTTTTGACATATTTGAGTTAACTAAGGGCATTGCTCATGTCTGTAGCGCATGGCGTATGGCTTGCTGTGATCCTCTGCTTTGGAAAACACTTGATTTATCAATGTTGAAATCTGATTTCATAATGATCCAATTAGAGCCATATGTTTATGTTAATAGCCGATCTGATAAGACATTGACTCGTCTGTTGAAGATTTCTTTGAGTCTCAGCAGGGGAAACATAACAAGCTTGATTTTCCATTTCAACCTATACGTGAACGATGAGCAGTTGACTTATACTGCCGAAAG GTGCCCACGGCTCAGAAGACTTGTCCTGCCGGCTTGGAACAGAATAAAAAAGACTGGAATATGCAAGGCCATTCGCGCATGGAAAGATCTTGAGTCCCTGACAATGCCTAACATAGCAGATCCTCCATACCTTATGGAGGAAATTTCCAAGAACTGCAAGAACTTTAGTAAACTGAAGATTATGGGCCCTTGTAACAATTCTTTTGCTTGTACACTAGCTACACATCTTCCAAAATTAAAGGTCCTAAGTCTCCGATGCTCAATTATAGAAAAGGATGCTCTGATCATTATCCTGGATAGTTTACTACACCTAGAAGTGCTTAACATATCGCACTGCCTTTTGATAGAAGTCCGTCTGCGTCCTGCACCTAAAAGAGTTGTTGGAGAAATTGATCAATCTATTCGTGAAAAGGCTTCTCGGTTGCGCGAATTTATAACATGCACTAAAGACTCATGCATTATGTGCCAGCGAACCAAAAATGATGATGGGCAGATTAGGTGGTACAGGTATGAGGAAGGGCTTTGGAAAACAGATGAG ATATCAGATGTGGATGAGAAAGTAaaattggttgttttttttttatatctacAGCAAATCGACATGTTTGGAAATGAGCTTTAG